A segment of the Candidatus Izimaplasma bacterium HR1 genome:
TCTACCTACTGGTACTAAAGCATCTAATACTTTAATTCCTGTTTGTAGTGGTTGGTTTACACTTTTACGACTCATAACACCTGTTGCTTTTTGTTCAATAGGACGAGTTTTTGTTGAATTAATTTTACCCATACCATCAATTGGTTGTCCTAAAGGATTAATAACACGACCAATCATTGCTTCCCCAACAGGAACTTCTAAAATACGTCCCGTTGTTTTAACAACGTCTCCTTCTTTTACAGAAGTAGCTTCATCTAACAAGATAGCCCCAACATGATCAGTTTCTAAGTTAAGTACCATCCCGTAAATATCCCCAGGGAATAATAATAACTCACCACTCATTGCATTATCTAAACCATGTACAAGTGCGATACCATCACCAACGTTAATTACTGTACCAATGTTATCTGTCTTAATTTCTTTTTCGTATTTTTTTATCTGTTCTTTGATTAAAGAACTAATCTCAACCGGGTTGATTTTACTCATAATTCCACCTCGTTATTTCGTTAACTTATTCTTAAGAATTAGTAAATGATTGTTGATAGTTTCATCTAAGACTTGTCCATCGTATTCAATACGAAGTCCGCCAATAATACTTGGTTCAACAATATTCTTAATCATAACTTTACGATTATGTTTCATACCTAAATTGTTTTTAAGCTTGTTTAAATCAGAAATCGCTAAGATTTCTTTTGAATACACGACGACATTCATTACTTTATTTTGATTATCATTTATCACTTTAAACTCACTTAAACAATCATCTAAGTACTCAATACGTGAATTATCGATTAATACAAAAACAAAGTTTTTAAATAAACTGTTAGTAATTGCTTTACCAACAACTTCTTTTTTATTCTTTTTAGTTATTTTAGGATGATTAAGAAATTTAGAAATATCTTCATCTTGAGCATTATTAAATGCTTCAAAGTTAGTTAATACTTCATCGACTTGTTTTTCTTCTAGTGCTAAAGCATATAATGCTTCAGCATATTGAAAAGCAACATAACTCATTAATTAGCTACCTCTTTTGAGATCTCTTTAATTAATTCTTTATGTTTCGTTTCATCGATTTCTTTCTTAATTATCTGTTCAGCCATTAGTGTAGCTACACTAACAATTTCATCGTTAATATCTTTCTTGGCTTTTTCAATTTGACTATCAATTTCTTTATGAGCATCATCGACTAATTTATTAGCATCTAGTTTAGCTTTTGCGAGAATATCTTTTCGCTCTTCTAAACTACGAAATCTTGCTTCATCAAGAATACCTTTAGAACTTTTACGTAAATCGTGAAGTTCTTTTACCGCTTCTTCTCTTTTTAGAGCTGCGTTTTCATTTGCTTGTTTAGCATCATCGTATTCTTGTCTCATTGCTGCTTTTCTTCCTTCTAAGTAATCTGTTACTTTGTTCCAGAAGAAGAATCTAACAACTAAAAATAATAGTAAAGTTGAAATGACTTGGATTCCTACTTGTTGCATTGCTCTGTCAGCATTTCCTCCAAATAAATCATTAATAAACCCTAGTGATTCATTAACAAATTCTGAGATAAATTCTCCCATCTAAATCACTCCTTATTTAGTCAAGTTGTTGTATCCTATGTAGCAAAGATTAATAAGAATGCTACTAATAGTCCGTAAAGACCTGTTGTTTCTGCTAATGCTTGCCCTGTAATCATTACAGTACGAATACTACCTACTGCTTCAGGTTGTCTACCAATTGCTTCTACTGCTTTACCAGCTGCGTAACCTTGTCCAATACCAGGACCAATCCCTGTTAAAACTGCTAAACCTGCACCGATATAAGCCATACCTTGTGCAAAAAATTCTGTAAATTCTGCCATTATAAAAATCCTCCTATATTTAAATTATTTTTTTATTTTTTTGTTTCTTGATAAATTTAGTCTTCTACTGCGCCACTTAAGAAGATTGACATCAGCATGTAATAAACATACGCTTGAACAACTCCGAAGAAGATATCGAAGACTGCATGTAAGAATGGACCTACTAATAATCCACCCCATTGTAATATGTAGTAAATAAATACTGCGATAACACTACCACTAATTAGGTTACCAAATAAACGTAATCCCATTGCGAATGGTGTGCTGAATTCACCAATCAAGTTGATTGGTGTAAAGGCCCAATGTGGGTCCATTAAATCTTTCATTCTTTGTTTTGGTTTCTTAATAATTAATGCACTCACCTGAATTGCTAAGAATGCAAAAACACTAAAACCTATTGCTACAGCAAAGTTTGATAGCGGTGCAGTAAGCCCGAACAAACTTGCAGTATTTGCTAATGATAAGTATAAAAGTAATGTAAATAATAACGGTGTAAATGTACGCCAATGTTTTTTAAAGAAATCTCTTTGGTTATCATTTACCATCTCGACAAGTTTAACTAGGATAAAAGTGAATCCTGTAGGGACCTCACTTGTTTGTAGTTTTTTAACCTTAACCCCGTAAATAACAAGAACAACCATCATAACTAGTGTTATAAATAGCGATGCTTGTAACCCATTAGGTAATCCTCCCCAAAAATCAGTTAGAAACGTCATCATCTTCACCTCTTCGTTTTTCAAGTAATATAACGATATAGAATACTATTTTAAATGTAAACAGTCCAATACCTGTTGTTAATAAATCAATATTATCAAGTAACCCTGCTGCTAGTAATATCAAAGCATAAAAGAAATATCTAAAGAAGTAATTTCTTGTTGCTAATCTTTTTGCTTGAAATTCATCTTGTTCAACTACTTTCTTACTTGAGCGATGTAACATACTCATCATAAACATACTAGTTGTTCCACCAAGTGCAAAGCCTACTCCATACATTTTCCCAAATACTAACCATAAAATAGTTGAAACTAAAGCTACAGTTATTAGTGTAAAGGGAAATGATTTATAAAATGCATCATTCTTTTCCATCTTAGTCCTCCATTTTTGATACACTACGGATTAAGTTAAAGATACCCGCAAATATACCAAAGACACTAAAGATGATTGTAAATAGAGGACTAGTACTTGCTAGGTCATCAAGTTTGATTCCTAGAAATACACAAACCCCGATTATCACAATCATCGTAAAAGCAAACCCACTAACAACTGCTAGTTGTTCTATTGCTTTTTTTTGTTTCATTTATTTAGTCCCGAATAAACGATCTCCACAATCTCCAAGTCCAGGAACAATATATCCCACTTCATTAAGTTTTTCATCAAGAGCTGCTAAATATACATCAACTTCGGGATGATCATGGTTTAATCTTTCGACACCTTCAGGACAACCTACTAATCCAACAAATCTAATATCAGTAGCTCCTCTTTTTTTAACTGCAGTAATCGCTGCACTCGCACTACCACCAGTTGCCAGCATTGGATCAACAACCAAAACAGTACCAGTAACGATTTCATCTGGGAATTTTGCATAGTACTCATGAGGTTCTAATGTTTTCTCATCACGATACATCCCAACATGTCCAACTTTAGCAGTAGGAATAATCGTTTGAATCCCTTCAACCATTCCTAGTCCCGCTCTTAAGATTGGAACAATAACAACGTCTTTACTTAATTCTTTACAAGTTGTAACACAAATAGGTGTTTCAACTTGAACATCTTTTAAAGGTAAGTCTCGGGTAATTTCATAAGTAATCAAACTACCAATTTCATTCACGTTTTCTCTAAATTTCTTTGTATCAGTTTCTTTGTTTCTAATAATTGACATTTTATGATCAATTAATGGATGATTTAAAACCTTTACTTTTGCCATTAAACTCACTCCTTAATAATTATTTATTTTAGTAATTCTTCTTAAATGTCTTTCAGCATTACTAAACTCAGTTTCTAACCATGTGTCAACGATATCTAGTGCTAAACCACCACCGATAACTCTTCCACCCATCGTTAAAACGTTAGTATCATTATGTTCTCTAGTTGCTTTAGCAG
Coding sequences within it:
- the atpH gene encoding ATP synthase subunit delta, whose product is MSYVAFQYAEALYALALEEKQVDEVLTNFEAFNNAQDEDISKFLNHPKITKKNKKEVVGKAITNSLFKNFVFVLIDNSRIEYLDDCLSEFKVINDNQNKVMNVVVYSKEILAISDLNKLKNNLGMKHNRKVMIKNIVEPSIIGGLRIEYDGQVLDETINNHLLILKNKLTK
- a CDS encoding Putative F0F1-ATPase subunit, which produces MKQKKAIEQLAVVSGFAFTMIVIIGVCVFLGIKLDDLASTSPLFTIIFSVFGIFAGIFNLIRSVSKMED
- the atpF gene encoding ATP synthase subunit b, with amino-acid sequence MGEFISEFVNESLGFINDLFGGNADRAMQQVGIQVISTLLLFLVVRFFFWNKVTDYLEGRKAAMRQEYDDAKQANENAALKREEAVKELHDLRKSSKGILDEARFRSLEERKDILAKAKLDANKLVDDAHKEIDSQIEKAKKDINDEIVSVATLMAEQIIKKEIDETKHKELIKEISKEVAN
- the upp gene encoding Uracil phosphoribosyltransferase, producing MAKVKVLNHPLIDHKMSIIRNKETDTKKFRENVNEIGSLITYEITRDLPLKDVQVETPICVTTCKELSKDVVIVPILRAGLGMVEGIQTIIPTAKVGHVGMYRDEKTLEPHEYYAKFPDEIVTGTVLVVDPMLATGGSASAAITAVKKRGATDIRFVGLVGCPEGVERLNHDHPEVDVYLAALDEKLNEVGYIVPGLGDCGDRLFGTK
- a CDS encoding ATP synthase I chain, coding for MEKNDAFYKSFPFTLITVALVSTILWLVFGKMYGVGFALGGTTSMFMMSMLHRSSKKVVEQDEFQAKRLATRNYFFRYFFYALILLAAGLLDNIDLLTTGIGLFTFKIVFYIVILLEKRRGEDDDVSN
- the atpE gene encoding ATP synthase subunit c, which encodes MAEFTEFFAQGMAYIGAGLAVLTGIGPGIGQGYAAGKAVEAIGRQPEAVGSIRTVMITGQALAETTGLYGLLVAFLLIFAT
- the atpB gene encoding ATP synthase subunit a, whose product is MMTFLTDFWGGLPNGLQASLFITLVMMVVLVIYGVKVKKLQTSEVPTGFTFILVKLVEMVNDNQRDFFKKHWRTFTPLLFTLLLYLSLANTASLFGLTAPLSNFAVAIGFSVFAFLAIQVSALIIKKPKQRMKDLMDPHWAFTPINLIGEFSTPFAMGLRLFGNLISGSVIAVFIYYILQWGGLLVGPFLHAVFDIFFGVVQAYVYYMLMSIFLSGAVED